Within the Bacillus pumilus genome, the region GATCTACGTACATTTTTTTGAAATGCCTAACCTATCTCCGTTCATGTATCATATAATAGAAACATGATCACGAACATGAAAAGCAATATCTGAGAGACAGTGAAGCTGTATATTCGAAATAAAAAGTCTACCGATGAAGGTAGACTTTTTCTATCAGTTTAATTCTTGATTCCTCGAATGAGTGCAGCTTTTAAGCAGAAAGAAATAGGGTGCTGCTGTGCATCGAATTGAAGCTGAAAGAGCTGCTTTGTATCAAGGGCTGCGGCTTGAAGATGGGTAACGATCTCCTCTTGAACATTCTCTGGTGTGCGTCCGCGTGTGATCCAGTCCTGATAATCAATTTGTAGATCCCAGTAACGAATCTCTTTTTGAGTCAGTTGGTTGGAAGCGAAAAGCTCTTCCCATTCTGATAAAGAGCTTTCTCGCACATGAGAAGGATCTCTGAGTCTATTTAGATGATTAATGAATGAATCCTGTACCGCATTCTCAGGTGCATAATGATCGACGAGCAGAAATGCACCGCCTTTTTTTAAGACTCGGCTGATTTCAGACATGGCTGCGGGAAGGTTTGGAAAGTGGTGAGCGGCAAACCGGCACGTCACGATGTCAAATGATTCATCAGCGAATGTCAATGTTTCTGCGGCTGCCCGTTCAAAAGTAATATGCTTCAGCTGACGTTCTTTTGCAAGTGCTGATGCAACCTCGATCATTTTTTGCGTGACATCAATGCCGATTCCTTTAGAAATGATGTCTGAAAAGGAAAAAACGGTATGTCCAGCTCCGCAACCGATATCAAGTAAATGCTCGTGTCCCTTCGTGTTTGCTGCCGCTTTTATCCATTCCAACTCTTCTCCGGCTGCAAATATAGGTGAATCGCGATAGTTCTCAGCATTTTGTGAGAATTGGTTTTCGGCTTTAGCATATGGATTCATTTTTTTCTCCCCCTTATGTTGTCTCTTTATCGTAAAATTCCTTTTGGTATTTGTCTAAGACCTAAAAGATATGACATGAATAGTTAAAACCTATGAGGTGATGAAAGTGGATATACGAATGATGGAATATGTTATGGAAGTGTATCGGCAGAAAAGTTTTACAAAAGCAGCAGAAGAGCTTCACATTGCACAGCCTTCTTTAAGCCAACAAATAAAGAAGCTAGAAGAGGAATTAGACACACCCCTATTTATTCGAAAGTATGGACAAGTCACACCCACACCTCAAGGGAGTCGGTTCATTAAAAGGGCTGAGAGCATTTTGAAGGAAAAAGATGATTTGTTGCGAGAGATGGGAGAAGCAGCTTATGAGGTGGGGAAAGAGCTGAACATTGGAGCGCCAGCCGTCACAGGGGGATATGTCTTGCCCAGTTTACTAAAAACTTTTTGTCAAACGTATCCTCATGTTCACGTTCGACTAATAGAAGAATCACCTCGTGAGCTAGAAAAACTTCTATTGGCTGGTCAGTTGGATTTGGCTATTTTATCTATGCCGGTCGAGCATGAATCATTGAAAACGAAACACATGCTGACAGAGCCGCTTCTTCTTGCAGTTCCGCCATCTGCTCAACCTTGGTTACAGGCGGAATTGAACGATATCATCCATCAAAGAGATCAGAAAGGGACTGTTCCGTTTCGCCTTTTGGAAGACGCCTCATTTATTATGCTGAAAGAGGGATATGGCTTCCGGCAAGTGGTCACAGAACTCTGTCATCATCATGGCTTTCAGCCGAAGATAACCTTTGAAACAAGTCATATTCAAACAGCGCAGGCATTGGTCAAAAATGGGCTAGGTGTGACAGTTGTGCCGAAAATGGTGGCACAAGAGGAAAGGAACGAAGTCACTTATTTGAAAATTGATTCAAGTCCAACCCGCACACTTGTGTTTGCATATGTGGAAGAAAGGTATTTAACGAAAGCCGCTCAAGCACTAATGGACCTTTATCAAAATCAGGAAAATACTTAAACAAACGTTTAATTAAATGCAAAAAGCAGGGGGGCACCCTGCTTTCTAATAAATATCCAGACGCTGATCTGTCATCACAGGAATCTGCTGTCTCACTTCATCCACTAGCTGGAGATCAATGTCCCCATAATAAATATCTTCCTCATGGTTTGTTTCAAGTAAAATACGGCCAAGTGGATCAATCACCATGGAATGACCAGGGAATTCAGTGTCTCTGCTTGTGCCTGTTCTGTTAACAGCAATCATAAAGGACTGATTTTCAATCGCTCTTGCGATGAGCAAGCTGCGCCAATGATCCACTCTTGCTGACGGCCATTGCGCCGTATTGATAAGCACCTTTGCCCCTTTGTTGACAAGTGTTCTAGAAAGCTGCGGAAAGCGAAGGTCGTAGCAGATCATCGCACCGATCTTCACATCCTCATCATAGTCAAATAAACAAAGTTGATCACCAGCGGTTAAATAGTTGTGCTCATCCATTAAGCGGAATAAGTGAATTTTATCATAATCAACTAAAAGCTCACCTTGGCGGTTAAAGATATACATTGTGTTGGTGATCTTCTCATCTTCTGTGCGCTTGTTCAATACACTTCCGGCGATAAGAATCACTTGGTGCTTATGGGCAAAGGAAGAGAAAAGTTGTTTTGTGCGTTCACCGTTTACATCCGCAAGCTGATCGGCTTGTTCAAGAGCGTAACCGGTATTCCACATTTCGGGTAAAATGATCAGATCAGGCTGCTGGCGGATCGCTTCTTCTAAAAATGCTTCTGCTTTTTGAAAGTTTACATCAGGTTCACCGATTTGTACGTCCATTTGGACAAGGGCGATTTTCATACAATTTCCTCCTTTATTCAATGATTGTGAATGTGAAATCCATGAATGGATCTGTCGATTTGTTTTTGTCTAAGAATCTCTAGTTTTCAAGCCAGTTTCTTTATCATAAAGGTTTCAATCTTCTTTGCCAATAGAAATGTCAGAAGGTTTTGTCTTTTGTGGTGAAAATGGCTTTCTTCGTCAAGAAAACAGTGATATGATACACACAACTAATAAAACAAAGGGGGATAGTAGGATATGCAATTGTTTGATTTACCATTAGATGATCTCAAAAAGTATAAACCGAAGAAAACAGCACGTCCTGATTTCTCAGACTTTTGGAAGGCGTCGCTTGAAGAACTGAACCAAGTGGAGGCAGAGCTAGCACTTGAACCTTATGATTATCCAGTAAAGGGAGTGAAGGTGTATCGCCTGACGTATCAAAGCTTTGGACATTCTCGAATTGAAGGTTGGTATGCAGTACCAGATCAAGCAGGTCTACACCCAGCACTCGTACATTTTCACGGCTATAATGCCAGCTATGACGGCGGCATTCATGACATTGTCAATTGGGCACTGCATGGCTATGCGACGTTTGGTATGCTCGTCCGAGGTCAGGGCGGCAGTGAAGATAAGACAGTGACACCAGGCGGGCAGGCTCTGGGGTGGATGACAAAGGGCATTTTATCGAAAGAGACCTACTATTATCGAGGTGTTTATTTAGATGCGGTTCGAGCACTTGACGTGATTCAGTCTTTCCCAGAAGTGGATGAACACCGGATTGGCGTGGTGGGCGGAAGCCAGGGTGGTGCACTAGCGGTTGCAGCTGCAGCACTTTCAGACATTCCAAAGGTCGTCGTGGCAGATTATCCGTACTTATCGAATTTCGAACGTGCAGTAGATGTGGCATTGGAGCAGCCTTATTTAGAAATCAATTCATACTTTCGCAGAAACAGCGATCCAGCAGTGGAAGAAAAGGCATTTGAAACGTTAAGTTATTTTGATTTGATCAATTTAGCCGGATGGGTGAACCAGCCCACATTAATGGCCATCGGTTTGATCGATCAAATTACCCCGCCATCTACTGTGTTTGCAGTATACAACCATTTAGAAACAGATAAAGATTTAAAAGTGTATCGCTACTTTGGACACGAGTACATCTCGGCTTTTCAAACAGAGAAGCTTGCCTTCTTACAAAAGCATTTAACGAATTAAAAGAAAAGAGGCCGCTCGCTAGGAGGGCTTCTTTCAGGTTGTTGACAAAGGGCTAAAATGATCTTTATTTTAGCCCTTTATCTTCTTTTCAGCGTGATAGAAAACCTTTGAAGTCTAGGAAGGACGAGCATCGGAGCGGAGCGAATTTGACATTCGTGAGCACCGAAGCGCAGACCTGACAACGAATGCGAGGGTTTGTCTACACGCTGAAAGAGGCAGCTCTAGGAGGGCCTCTTTTTTAATAGCTCGTATTCTGTCTCGTTTTTTCATCAGGCACTAACGCGGTGATAATGAGAGCAAGGGCAGTGATGATATGAAGAATGAATCCGAGAATCGGAATCCATGCAAGGCAGGATGTGACAATTCCGATGATGCTTCCAATCATTGGTCCCTGGTCTCGCTTCGATAAGACGAGTGTGATAATATGCAGAATAAGCATGACCATAAGCGGTGAATAGCCATTGCTAATAACGAATAGGCCTCCGATCACAGGGATGGCAAGGCAAGCTTCAAAAATCCCAGTGATCCATTTCATAATGCGAGATATAGACATCAGATCCAACTCCTTTTTCATATATGTCTTATTGGTATTTTCCCAAAACGTGAAGAAGTCATGCAGAATTCTTTAGAAAGAGTTGATGGACGCTTGAGAGAGAGAATTAAGGAAGAGCTAAAAATCATCGAAGAAACGTATGACGTAAAGATTTGTCTTGCCGTCGAATCAGGCAGTAGGGCATGGGGATTTCCCTCGACCGATAGTGATTATGATGTTCGTTTTTTATATGTTCCCCGGAAAGAATGGTATTGGGCGATGGAAGAGCAGCGGGATGTCATTGAACGACCGATTGATGACATGCTTGATATCAGCGGCTGGGAGCTGAGAAAGGCACTTCGTTTATTCAATAAATCAAATCCATCCATTATGGAATGGCTGTCTTCTGATATCATCTATGCTGAATCTTTCTCTTTGGCAAAGAAGCTAAGAGAATTAAAGGACCGAGCGTTTTACCCTGCGGCTTTGATGTATCATTACCTCAATATGGCGAGGCGGAATGAGAGCCGGCATTTACGAGGAGAGCAGGTGCGAATCAAGAAGTATTTCTATGTACTTCGTCCGCTTCTTGCCTGTCAGTGGATTGAACGTTACCGAACAGTTCCACCAATGGACTTTCATGAATTGCTCAAGGATCTAGTGGAGGAAGGCCCGCTTTTAACAGAAATTCACGAACTGCTCAAACGTAAAATGGACGGAGAAGAAATGGATGTAGAGAACCGTCTCGCTCATGTCCATCCATTTATCGACAAAGAACTAGTGCGTTTTGATGAATTGGTGAAAAGCTACAATCAGCCGAAAGACAATCTGATGCAAGAATTAAATGAGCTTTTGCAGTCTACCCTTGATGAGGTGTGGACGTAGGAGGAAAGAGCCAGCCGGATAGCGGCAGGCTCTTTTTTATCTCTTATTGTGATAAAACCACAAAAAAAGTCAGAATTTTTGTCATCTTCAAATATTGTAGCGGACAGCTAATGAGCCTTACAATAAAGACATAGCTTACAAAGAGTGGGAGGTGCCCTTTATGGAGTCGGTCACAAGAAATTTCTTCTTGTTTTTGTCAAAGAGCAGTCTCTTGAACCATATAGCTCGTAATTGGGGAAGTGCTGTTGCATCTAAGAAAATCATCGGTGGGAAAGATTTTGAGAGCGCTATCTCTGTCATTAAACGATTAAATGATCAAGGAATGGCTGTTACAGTCGATCACCTTGGTGAGTTTGTCACAAAGGCAGAGATTGCAAATGAGCGAACGGATGAGTGTATTCAAACCATTCAGCGGATTGCAGAGGCCAAGCTCAATTCCCACGTGTCACTCAAAATGACATCACTCGGCCTGGATATTGACGATGACCTTGTGTATCGCAATATGAAACGTATTTTAGATACGGCAGAAAAACACCGTATCATGGTGACAATCGATATGGAGGATGAACAGCGCTGTCAAAAAACGCTGGACATTTTTAAAGAGATGAAATCTCAATATGAGTATGTCAGTACGGTCCTGCAGGCGTATTTGTACAGAACAGAAAAGGATCTTGATGACCTCAATGAGCTGCAACCATTTTTACGACTTGTAAAGGGTGCCTATAAGGAATCCGCCGAAGTGGCGTATCCAAACAAAAAAGACGTTGATCAGAATTACAAGAAACTGATCGAAAAGCAATTACTCACAGGGAACTATACAGCCATTGCGACACATGACGATCAAATGATCGAGTTCACGAAAAATATTGTGAAAAAACACAATATACCGACAAGTCAGTTCGAATTTCAAATGCTGTATGGTATGAGATCAGAAACGCAGCAGGCACTTGTGAAGGAAGGCTATCAAATGAGGGTCTACACACCGTATGGACGAGAGTGGTATGGCTACTACATGAGACGTCTTGCAGAACGGCCGGCAAACATTGCCTTTGCTTTAAAAGGAATGACGAAAAAATAATTTGAAACGGGAGCGTGACAAAGATGACAACACCTTACAAACATGAACCATTCACGGATTTTAGCCAAGAAGAAAACCGCAAAGCGTTTGAACAAGCATTAGCAAAGGTAACAGAAACACTGGGTCAAACCTATCCGCTCGTGATTAATGGAGAAAGAATCGAAACGAAAGACCAAATTGTCTCGATCAATCCAGCGAAAAAGGATGAAGTTGTTGGAACGGTATCAAAGGCCGGAAAAGAAGAGGCAGAACAAGCGGTTCAGGCTGCGGCGAAAGCATTTGAAACTTGGCGCTACACGTCTCCAGAAGAAAGAGCCAGCGTTATTTTCCGTGCTGCGGCAAGCATTCGCCGTAAAAAGCATGAGTATTCAGCCCTTCTTGTTAAAGAAGCAGGTAAGCCTTGGAATGAAGCGGACGCAGATACAGCAGAAGCGATCGACTTCCTTGAATATTATGCTCGTCAAATGCTGGAGCTGGCGAAAGGCAAACCAGTGAACAGCCGTGAAGGAGAACACAATCAATACGTATACACCCCAACTGGCGTGACACTCGTCATTCCGCCGTGGAACTTCTTGTTTGCCATTATGGCAGGAACAACAGTAGCACCAATCGTTACAGGGAATACAGTTGTCTTAAAACCTGCAAGTGCAACTCCTGTCATTGCGGCACGTTTTGTGGAAGAGCTTGAGCAGGCAGGTCTTCCAAAGGGTGTGGTGAACTTTGTACCAGGAAGCGGAGCTGAAGTTGGAGATTACTTAGTCGATCACCCGAAAACAAGCCTCATTACATTCACTGGATCAAGAGAAGTAGGGACACGTATCTTTGAACGCGCAGCTAAAGTACAGCCAGGTCAGCAGCATTTAAAGCGTGTCATTGCTGAAATGGGCGGTAAGGATACAGTGGTTGTAGATGAGGATGCAGACGTCGAATTAGCGGCTAATGCTATTTTCACATCAGCCTTCGGTTTTTCAGGTCAGAAATGTTCAGCTGGATCTCGGGCTGTCGTCCACGAGAAGCTGTATGACCAAGTGATCGAGCGAGTGAAGGAAATCACAGAAACGAAAACAACAGCGAACCCTCTTTCCGCGGATGTCTATATGGGACCTGTCATTGATCAAGCGTCCTTTGACAAGATCACAGATTATATCGAAGTGGGTAAGCAGGAAGGCCGCTTAGTCACTGGTGGAACGAGTGATGATTCGGAAGGATACTTCATTCACCCAACCGTTTTTGCAGATCTTGAGCCAACATCTCGCTTGATGCAAGAAGAAATCTTTGGACCTGTCTTGGCCTTCTCGAAAGTGTCTAGCTTTGATGAGGCACTTGAAGTAGCCAACAACACGGAATATGGTTTGACAGGTGCTGTCATTACCAATAATCGGGACCATATCAATCGTGCGAAGCAGGAGTTCCATGTAGGGAATCTCTACTTTAACCGTAACTGCACAGGAGCCATCGTAGGATACCACCCATTCGGCGGATTCAAAATGTCAGGAACCGATTCAAAAGCAGGCGGTCCAGATTACCTAGCTCTACACATGCAGGCAAAAACGATTAGTGAAATGTTTTAAGTTGGAAAAGCATGAACCTGTACACACGGGTTCATGCTTTTTTGCTTGTCTACGACTTTGTTTCTATGCAAATCTGTCCGGAAAGAAGTATGATAAATGTATTACTTAATCAGGGAGCAATCGGGATGGAAGAGATATTAGAAAAGCTTCACACATTTTTTGATGTCGATAAGTTAATTGCATTTATTAGCGGGTATTTAAAAAAACCAGTCATTTTAGAAAGCACAGAGTGCCAGCTCCTTGCTTATAACTCTTACAGCATTCAGCAGTTTGACCCAGTCAATCAGCAAACGATTTTCTCAAAAGAATGTCCAGGGTCTGTTGTCGATTGGTTAAAGAAAACAGGGGTCATCGAGCGGCTTCACAAGGAGTCAAAGCCTTTTTATGTGAGCGGTCATGACGAGCTCGGGTTTAATCGGCGGGTGGCTGTGAGCGCCAAGCATAAACAAGAGGTTGTCGGCTTTATTTGGGTGCAGGACATTGAGGATTCCCTCTCGCAGGAGGAGCTGCAATTTTTGCACGAAGCTTCCTTTCAAGTGGGAAAAGTGATTTATAAGAATAAGAAACAGCTGGAGAAAAAGGAAGGCAAGATTGAAGAGTTTTTCAAAAAGGTCATGGATGATCATTTTTATACAGAAGAAGAACTGAAGTGGGAGGCTGAGAATTTAAGCATCCCGCTGCCAGCTGTATTTACTGTCATGGTCGTACACGCTGCCGATAACAAAAGTGAGACGGCAGAAGATGTGAAGGACGTCATCCGGACGTATTTGCAGCTAGAAGACAAGGTGAATCACGTATACTCCGTTCAAGCCGACATTGTGGTGATATTGGGCAGTTTGTCAGACCGGCACTCACCGAAAGCGACTGCGGCTGACGTCATCGCTCATCTGCAATCGAAAGCGCATGCCCATCCTTCTCCCTTGTATATTGGGATGGGAAGAGAGTATCGGGATGTCATGAAAATGAGTACAAGTCGATTTGAAGCGATAGAGGTCGTGAAGGCTGTGAAAATTGTGGGAGGACAAGAGCTGATTCCATATGATTACGAAAATCTAGGGGTTTTCCGGTTCTTAGACTCGATTTACAGCCATCAAAAAAAGAAAAATGATTTCAATCCAGATTTGTTACGTTTGAAAGAAAAAGACCGTGACAGCCAAACCTCATTTTTAAAAACGCTGGAAGTCTACTTATTAAATAACTGCAAGCTAAAGCCAGCCGCAGAGCAGTTGTTTATTCATCAAAATACATTAAACTATCGAATGAAACA harbors:
- the pruA gene encoding L-glutamate gamma-semialdehyde dehydrogenase, with protein sequence MTTPYKHEPFTDFSQEENRKAFEQALAKVTETLGQTYPLVINGERIETKDQIVSINPAKKDEVVGTVSKAGKEEAEQAVQAAAKAFETWRYTSPEERASVIFRAAASIRRKKHEYSALLVKEAGKPWNEADADTAEAIDFLEYYARQMLELAKGKPVNSREGEHNQYVYTPTGVTLVIPPWNFLFAIMAGTTVAPIVTGNTVVLKPASATPVIAARFVEELEQAGLPKGVVNFVPGSGAEVGDYLVDHPKTSLITFTGSREVGTRIFERAAKVQPGQQHLKRVIAEMGGKDTVVVDEDADVELAANAIFTSAFGFSGQKCSAGSRAVVHEKLYDQVIERVKEITETKTTANPLSADVYMGPVIDQASFDKITDYIEVGKQEGRLVTGGTSDDSEGYFIHPTVFADLEPTSRLMQEEIFGPVLAFSKVSSFDEALEVANNTEYGLTGAVITNNRDHINRAKQEFHVGNLYFNRNCTGAIVGYHPFGGFKMSGTDSKAGGPDYLALHMQAKTISEMF
- a CDS encoding acetylxylan esterase yields the protein MQLFDLPLDDLKKYKPKKTARPDFSDFWKASLEELNQVEAELALEPYDYPVKGVKVYRLTYQSFGHSRIEGWYAVPDQAGLHPALVHFHGYNASYDGGIHDIVNWALHGYATFGMLVRGQGGSEDKTVTPGGQALGWMTKGILSKETYYYRGVYLDAVRALDVIQSFPEVDEHRIGVVGGSQGGALAVAAAALSDIPKVVVADYPYLSNFERAVDVALEQPYLEINSYFRRNSDPAVEEKAFETLSYFDLINLAGWVNQPTLMAIGLIDQITPPSTVFAVYNHLETDKDLKVYRYFGHEYISAFQTEKLAFLQKHLTN
- a CDS encoding proline dehydrogenase family protein, with amino-acid sequence MESVTRNFFLFLSKSSLLNHIARNWGSAVASKKIIGGKDFESAISVIKRLNDQGMAVTVDHLGEFVTKAEIANERTDECIQTIQRIAEAKLNSHVSLKMTSLGLDIDDDLVYRNMKRILDTAEKHRIMVTIDMEDEQRCQKTLDIFKEMKSQYEYVSTVLQAYLYRTEKDLDDLNELQPFLRLVKGAYKESAEVAYPNKKDVDQNYKKLIEKQLLTGNYTAIATHDDQMIEFTKNIVKKHNIPTSQFEFQMLYGMRSETQQALVKEGYQMRVYTPYGREWYGYYMRRLAERPANIAFALKGMTKK
- a CDS encoding PucR family transcriptional regulator, whose protein sequence is MEEILEKLHTFFDVDKLIAFISGYLKKPVILESTECQLLAYNSYSIQQFDPVNQQTIFSKECPGSVVDWLKKTGVIERLHKESKPFYVSGHDELGFNRRVAVSAKHKQEVVGFIWVQDIEDSLSQEELQFLHEASFQVGKVIYKNKKQLEKKEGKIEEFFKKVMDDHFYTEEELKWEAENLSIPLPAVFTVMVVHAADNKSETAEDVKDVIRTYLQLEDKVNHVYSVQADIVVILGSLSDRHSPKATAADVIAHLQSKAHAHPSPLYIGMGREYRDVMKMSTSRFEAIEVVKAVKIVGGQELIPYDYENLGVFRFLDSIYSHQKKKNDFNPDLLRLKEKDRDSQTSFLKTLEVYLLNNCKLKPAAEQLFIHQNTLNYRMKQIFEMTSIDLSHFSQRCELFIELMLMKKDQ
- a CDS encoding LysR family transcriptional regulator — its product is MMEYVMEVYRQKSFTKAAEELHIAQPSLSQQIKKLEEELDTPLFIRKYGQVTPTPQGSRFIKRAESILKEKDDLLREMGEAAYEVGKELNIGAPAVTGGYVLPSLLKTFCQTYPHVHVRLIEESPRELEKLLLAGQLDLAILSMPVEHESLKTKHMLTEPLLLAVPPSAQPWLQAELNDIIHQRDQKGTVPFRLLEDASFIMLKEGYGFRQVVTELCHHHGFQPKITFETSHIQTAQALVKNGLGVTVVPKMVAQEERNEVTYLKIDSSPTRTLVFAYVEERYLTKAAQALMDLYQNQENT
- a CDS encoding nucleotidyltransferase domain-containing protein — translated: MQNSLERVDGRLRERIKEELKIIEETYDVKICLAVESGSRAWGFPSTDSDYDVRFLYVPRKEWYWAMEEQRDVIERPIDDMLDISGWELRKALRLFNKSNPSIMEWLSSDIIYAESFSLAKKLRELKDRAFYPAALMYHYLNMARRNESRHLRGEQVRIKKYFYVLRPLLACQWIERYRTVPPMDFHELLKDLVEEGPLLTEIHELLKRKMDGEEMDVENRLAHVHPFIDKELVRFDELVKSYNQPKDNLMQELNELLQSTLDEVWT
- a CDS encoding class I SAM-dependent methyltransferase, with the translated sequence MNPYAKAENQFSQNAENYRDSPIFAAGEELEWIKAAANTKGHEHLLDIGCGAGHTVFSFSDIISKGIGIDVTQKMIEVASALAKERQLKHITFERAAAETLTFADESFDIVTCRFAAHHFPNLPAAMSEISRVLKKGGAFLLVDHYAPENAVQDSFINHLNRLRDPSHVRESSLSEWEELFASNQLTQKEIRYWDLQIDYQDWITRGRTPENVQEEIVTHLQAAALDTKQLFQLQFDAQQHPISFCLKAALIRGIKN
- a CDS encoding carbon-nitrogen family hydrolase; translated protein: MKIALVQMDVQIGEPDVNFQKAEAFLEEAIRQQPDLIILPEMWNTGYALEQADQLADVNGERTKQLFSSFAHKHQVILIAGSVLNKRTEDEKITNTMYIFNRQGELLVDYDKIHLFRLMDEHNYLTAGDQLCLFDYDEDVKIGAMICYDLRFPQLSRTLVNKGAKVLINTAQWPSARVDHWRSLLIARAIENQSFMIAVNRTGTSRDTEFPGHSMVIDPLGRILLETNHEEDIYYGDIDLQLVDEVRQQIPVMTDQRLDIY